TCAAATCCTGACAAAGTTATAGCACaacataataataaaataatactaAGATATAAAACAAACACAAACTAAACTATTACTCGGATTGAAAAGTCTTGTAGTTGGACTAGGTTTAGACTTAGGTTGTCTGATTCATTCCTGAGTCAGATTGGGTTAAAGCGCGATATTTtgttggttcaattgggcctagCTTGGTGTTTATCCTAACTGAACCCAACAAGATTGCACCTCCACCCATTTTGTGAAACTATTCAACAAAAATAAGACTGTTTGTTTTACAAATGATAATCCTTAGATAAGGCACTAAGCTAATATTAACTATCATACTATAAGGATTTTCAGTGTCAGCCTGTATGTCTTTAAGATTTAATGGCTTTCTTTCTTAATGATGAAAACCAAACATTTGGCACCTGTGGCTTGTATTGGCATGTATTAGCTATTCAAATATACATGGCTGCAGCTTTTTGCTTATCAAAAACACTGAAAATAGGACCtgcttttttgtttctttccttCATATCCTGATAAATACGGGCAGGAACTCAATAAATTTTAAGAATATAATGATACCATAATTATGTCTAAGATAGACGCAAAATCGCCTTGTAAAGGAACAAGTccaaataataaaacaactcATTTTTTGGGAAATAATAGAATTAACTACACTACGACATATTTGCCTATTTTCAGCTGTTCAACTTCATTCTTCACCAGAAACAGAAGGAACGATAGAAGCACCACAAGACAGAAAGAAACAACAGCTTCCATCTCTGCCTCCCTTATGTCTTAAGGTTAGCCCACTTCTCCATTTCTATTGTATCCTATCTCCACATTTCTTCGCTTTTCCTTCGCATATCTTGTTTCTTtgcttcttccctttttcatcttattTGTTGTTTTGACTGAAAATAATGGTGGAGATAATCTCACATAATACAAACAATCAAACAAAATCATTCGGTACTTCTTTCCTAATCATTAGACCCACCAAATAATCATTTGATTGTATCCAGTCAAATATCACATCCAACAATTTGCTAGTACAAATCTGCTTCTACAGCAGCTGTGCTCCAAATTTTGCAATGTAATTAGTTCATGTATTCTCCTCTCCATAGTTTGGCGGAACTTGATTAGAATAACTTGGTGGAGTAGATGGGTTACGCGACCCAACAACATTCATAAGGTCACCAGACAGGATGTCTTGTGATAAGGATTTGTACAGGTTCCCTTGGCTATGCACCCTCTCGGTATGGTAATCCTAAATCCATTGACAAGCCCTACAAGGGCTTACTACCAAATTAATTCAACCTATGCCATCATAAGCTGGCCATCTTGGTTTAAGAGAAAGGTTCCTCTGTTGATCTTGATAACAGGTACCCGGCTGCATTCAAAAATAGGGTACATAACTCATCTAGATCAGCTATATATAGGCTACCGAACTGCTGATTCTGCATCCATTGCAAGCAAGTCCGTTGACCTAAGCCCATAGCATTCAACAAAGCAGATCTCTGTTTTGGATGGCTTTAGGCAGCTATTGGCCATGAAGGACTTTGTAGCTTATTAATTTTTCGGCTTTAGTTGTTTCTTTGTCCTTTTCTCTTATTCCCTTCTATTTTTGCTGTCTTCCTGTTCTCTAATCTGAACATTCAAATTATGACTATTTATATATCTGCCCATATGAATTGCATTCTACCTTTGCAAGTTGAGTCCATTGATTGAAGATGCACCTATATTGTATGTATCTACTTTCAATCATTGCGGGTTGTCTGCATTGATATTAAACTTGATACAAACAGCTGATCTTTAATTACTATCACCCCCCTAGTTCCCAGATACCTTGTTTCAATCCTGAGTATCCGAAACTTGGTTCAAAAAATTACTGATTTAGTAATTGATTGGCATGATCTAAGATGTTAGCCAATAGATTCATTCAAGCCTTCCGTTCTAgtgtttttttgaaaaaaaaaaaaagaaaaaaaaaacaacaggtATCTTTTGGGTTGGGTAAGATTTAAATAGAGACAATACATAAACGAACATTAAAAAACAGTTGTTAAAAAAATCCTGGTGTCAGACTACAATCTCCCCATTGGACTCACACTTTCAACAGGCAATCATTCATCCAAACATGCAAATGATCATATAAAGCCGCTCTGAAACAATAAATGTCCTACTCATATCACGTTTCTTAAATATTAACAAACAAAACAAGTTTCAAGGGAGCAAGACATTCCTCGAAACATTAAAAGATGCAAAAGATGCACATAACAAAATCACATTTATAGCATAAGAGACAAAGAAACATGGAAAAAGCATCTCTTAAGAAGATCAAGGATGTAAACATGGGACAGCAAAATCACCCCATTAAACTTTTGCTCATTTAACTGGGATCAGCTATCAAGCAGAACCATAAATGTTGGAATATATTCTAAAAAAGAGATCAAAGAAGAGGGACATCCCTCAGCTCATAACATTGACTGTTCTATGCTGTTCTAGATGGAGTCAATTAATGCATTTTTCCAAAATCAAGCATAGTTTTGGGAGAGATGATGGACCATTTCTTTATGGAAATCACCATCCCACAACTCTAAACTTGTATTTTCCCATAATCCAAAACCAAAGGAAAAGATTAGGTGCAATATGCACAAGAGGGTTTAATTTAAAGATCATGCCTTCTTGGGACCCAAGCAAACTTATATTGCTCGTTTGAATTTTTTAGAAAGAAAACACTATCGTCAACCCAGGTTATACTTAAGGGCCAACTATGGTTGACCAAATGGGCAAAAAAATAGATGTAGATTCTCTCAAATATTGCTGCACCGATTTAATGGATAATGGCAcatgtttttgtttattttgctCGATTACTTTAAACAAAACAAAGTAAAAGATTTCCTCAAAAACCAAGGAAAAAAAAGCAtagcaagaaagaaaatgaataaataattaTTGATAGGTTTAATAATCTTACAACAGGAATTTGTTTTTGTTGACATATCCGATATTCACTGCAATGAAACATAAAGAAATAAGTCTAAATTAGAAATTTTCTTGAatcatcaaaaataaatatagaagaGGCAACAAAAATCCCAACTCGAAACTTGGAAAACAAAGCTCCCTATGAAACATGTAGTCAGAGGTAGTGTTTGGGCTAACCTAGGCCAAAAAATGACCTAACCAAACTTATAGTTTGCATCAGGTTAGGTCTATACATTCATCTGATGGGTGCATTTAGATAGTTAACAACAAATTATGTTACAATTGGCCACTATTCCCTTTTCTTCTATTTATCCGAGCACTTTTGACATCCAATtcctatatatgtaaatatacaTATActgatatacatatacatacacacacacacacacatatatgtatatataatacaatatacctatatatatatatatatacctatgtatatataaatacatatatatatgtacatatgcatatatatgtacatgtacatatgtatatatatgtgtatatacatatgcatatctatatgtgtatgtacatatatatgtgtatatacatatgtgtatgtacatatatatgtgtacatacatatacatataaatacatacatatacagatatatatatatatatatatacatgtatatatatatatatatatatatgcatatatatgaaTTGACAAACCATAAAGTAATTGATATATGGACAAGTCCAAGAGTGGCagacttctctttttcttcattgTTGGATTGTCCTAATCAAGATACGTCTTTTCAGTCCAGCCCCGTACTGGTGTCACCCTATTACTATGTTGGCACGCCCGATACGAAGGCTGGTTTGGCGTACCGAATGTCGATACACCTCCCATACTGCATACTAGTACCAAACCCGTACAATACGGTATGCCTCATAGCACCCGTTTCGGTACGATATGGCCCTTGGTCCTAATAGCAATTAATAGGAAAGTATCATATCTCAATGGACAAAGCACAATCGAGCCAAACTATAGTAAAACTGAGATATTAAACTGTAGGCTAATATAACAAACTTGATATTAACTACTATTTTAAACATCGATTTGGATATTAGTAAGTAAAGATAGTTTAAGACTTTTAAAGACCGATTAGCACATATAGGCCTTGATTTCATACCAACCTACATATCAAGATACAGTGCCTTATATTCGTTGAGACAATAAGTGCCCAAATATTGATTATATGATCTAAGTGAATGCCCAATATCAATACAGACAGATGTGTTGGCTAGGATGAAAATCTTTGCTGCAAAACCTAGATGTACAACCAGCCACAGACAGTGGGATCCAGTGCAAGTCAGCATTATCAGCATTCTGCACTCAAATTCTTGCCATTAACAATGCTATTATTTAGCCATAATTTACTAAGAAAATTCTTAGTTATGGAGCAAAGAAACTGAATCAAAGATAGCTTCAAGTGCAACCAAATCCAAAGAAAAGGTTCATAATAAATCTCAATCTAAAGTTTCTTCATTACTATATTATATCTCATCATCACCagcataaaattttatttttccttctaaATCATCATAATTTTTTCCTTgaaatcatcattaaaatttttttggttATTCAACTTAATATAAATCACCTAATTGAATCAAAACAAGATCAAAATGAAAGCAGGCATCAAAGGAACCTCATGGCATCCTCACTTTGACTGCCTTGTTTTTAGTATTTCCTAATAACAAGAAATGAAAGGGGAGCAACGTTTCAGTAATGGCATTATTCTGTTACAACAGACCCCTATCAGAAGATTATTGATCATTAAAGCAGTTAAAAAGGTCATTATTTGCATCACTATATGTGCTTTGAAATTAACTAGTATTAAAACATTTATTAAAACAATAAATGTTATAATGGTGGTTATGGcatgatgaaaaaaaaacaatggatAATAATAGAAATAACAATGTTACTGTCGACtgtttatttaataaaaaataattttacaggTGGCACAAATTTTTTGGAAGGAAAAATGGTAAAAAGACAACTTGAATCTTGACAATAAATGTTATTTTATCATGAAATAATCTATCACAACAGCTATTACTTTTtccttattattatatttataatgcaATGGAGGGTTGAAAGCTCCAGGATGGAGGACCAAAATGTGGAACCAACCTGCACTAACCTCAAGATTGATACTAGCTGATTTTTTTGTGGGCAAAGACCAAAAACAAAGTTGGTGATGAATAAAACAGCGTGCATGGCATTTTCTTCAATATATCAGACAATCAGTGGGGAAAAGGCTCAAACCATGGTAGTGAAAGAGCTCACACATGGAGAAGTCAAAGAAGGTGAGCTGCACCCATCTAAAGtcacaaaaaatataaaaggaaCAGCTCACACACGAAGGCAAGTTGAGAGGGTTGGTCGTGGATTGAgagaaaaagggggggggggggggggggggggggggggggggctgctTTTGCCTCTATATAGTAGTAtagatttttctctttatttctATACCTTTCTGGCATCCACTTGATCCATACTCCATCCAAAAACACATGATTTTTGGTTTCCAGGCAATTTAGACATTTTAAATCAAATCAATAGGTCTTCATTTTGGAAGGCCTGCCACTGATTTTGCATTAATAGTATCCTAAACTTTTCTGTCTGGTGCCAAAAACACAAGTAACACTGAAGAAGGCAGCTAATTTAGGACATTGAAGTATTTTGGCGCGCTGCATACTAAACTTACTTAACGAGGCTATATATGCAACTAAACATATTAGTGTAACTTGGATACAAGCACAAACACTCGTCCGCACAACTTAGTCACAGAAGCATGACTATAAATGAATAAAGCATAACTTCATGTTGAACATTGTGACAATATACCACACCAAAAGGAATTTTCACTATTGCAAGAACAGAAATGTGCAAAATCTCACATTATGTCGGGGCTTTagtaaattattaatcttatgaTATTCAAATTAGCAGCTAGCGCATTGTTAATGTGTCagatggttcttccatctatCATATAACCTCGAGAAATAATTTACTTTTAGCAaacaaagaaaatgaaataACATAAATTTTCCACCATGGGGGGCAAAGATTTAAAAGCCAGCATACGTAAACAAAGCAAGCTGACTCATAAATTATGATTCTATGGATACCTGACAAACAGAAGTTCTTTGCTGTGAAGACATTATATAAGATATTCTTGAATAAaatctcaaaaaaagaaaaaaaaactgcttAAAATTCACAACACAAATTTGGCTTCCTATTATAAGTGCAGAATCAGTTCAAATTGTTCAAGCCAAGCAATATAGTGGTTAAAATGTGAGTCCATCATTATTTTTCTCTGTACAAATCTGGAATGCTGAATAAGGATCTTTTATTCATGGATTTTTTATTTCATATGCTGTGTGTGTAccttttgattgcatcaatgaAATGTCTAGTTCAAATGCAGATGTTCATCTAAAAACATGTTGAAGACGGCTCGAGCAAGCAGCTCATATACAATAATTTGCCTTATAAATTGCAGAAGGCACATGAACAGATGAATATGTTGATCTGCATGGATAATAAAACTTTAATTCATCAAACTGCATATGCCAGGATATCAAGAGAACCGACCACTCATGACTGTCTCAGCAGGAAAGCCCCTGGGTTTGGGTAATTCTCCTCATGAACCTGATGTGTATGTGTATCGTGTTTGAGCACCCTCTATAAGCTCTATAAGTTTAGCTGCACCCAGAAATGAGGAAAGGCTCACCCATTAAGCACTCCATTTAGCCATGGAAAAAACAACAGCAAGTGTAAACACAGAAAGGATTGGTAGCTTAAGCAGGGAGCAACAGCAAGATTTACCTGTAAGGAACCCAATAAATGGAACTTGGCTCAAGTACTTATCAGTCTTCTCAAGCCGGTTCCTGTGGATACAAGATGTATGACATAGGTCCAGCAATAGTCAAATAAATTAGCAATAAGCATAAGGGAATCATATCATTACTTGGTATGCTTGGTAAAGAATGGATCTCTCATGATGTAAAGTGCCCATATCAGCTTTCTTCTTTTCAACTGAATCAAGCCATATAATGTAAAGCAGTTAGCAACAAACAGAAATCTAGGGAAATGTTACTCACAGTATCTCGAAATGAaggaataattattttttttggccaAAATAAACAATCATAATACGTCAAGAATATATGCTCATAAAAATGGATTTGGTATAAATTTCTAATGGGAAGCATAAGCTATACTCACCTCATCCTTTTCAGAGGACGAAAGCTGATAAAATTTATCTCCACTTCTACTACCTTGACTTGTAGCATAAGAAAAAACACCCATTCCAGTGAGGTCCACAGCCAGTGAAATTAACCAAGGTGTCCAGGATCTAATCCCATATTTTCTAATAAACAGAACATATATAAGCGGTCTCAAGATAAAAAGCGCCTCCCCTGTCACAAATAGTCCACCGGAAAGCCCCTTCTCGGACCAAATGTTTGACAGTGTCAATTTTTTAACTGGCAATTCTGCAAAAACAACAGCAGAATGAAAAATAATCTTCCAGCTTGCAGATGGAAAATGTTCCGAAAGATCTGAAATGCATACATAGTATGACCATCATTAGAAACAGTTAGCATAATACCAGGAGACTCCGAAGTCCTACGAAGCCTGTTCAGCCATTCTGGATCCAAGGCCATTTTTGCATTCTCTCCGAACCGGTTCAATGCATTAATAGCTCTTCCTTCGAGATTCCTGGGTATATAGCCATGATATTCTGGGATATAACCAGGCCCATGATATCCAACTGGGCTTCCAAGATTTCCAACCCCACCATGAGGGACTCCCGCAACATCAGGCCCCTTATCGACGTTCACTGACTCCCCTCCTTGCAAGAGCATCCTGTATCCGCCATCACGGAAAACCGCTAACCTAAATAATGCCCTGAATTGTACCAATTCCACAACACCCCTAATAAGGAAAAACGATCACAATAACAGATTGCAAGAAGGCAAGCTGTTCAATAGTGCATCAATCTTACTTCACCGCCTCAGTGGCAGCAATGAAATTCCACTTGCCCTCCTCACCAGCAAAGTGTTGGGCAGCAACCTCGACCACCGCCTCAACATCTTTGAGCATGGAGATGCATAAAGACCATGGAAATGAATCCCcagaaccccgagggtggattCGGCTCGGCGTCGTCTCAATTATATGCTGGTTCACAGCACTGACTACGCCCAAAAACGCATATACTGTAACAGGAACTCAGAATTCTCAATTCCCAGCCCCCAAAATCCATTTTTTTCCCGAAGTTCTGCATCTTTAACATGTAGCTCTTccccaaaacaaataaaaaccCAGAAAGAGAGATTCCAAAGCAATAGATAAATCCTATAGATGACAAACAGAACGCTTCCTGATAGATAGTATAAAATTACGAAAAGAAACATGTGTTACCGAAATTTCACAGAACCTGCTTCGGGACCGATCTCGGAATCCGAGAAGCGCTCCGGGAGAAGCCATGTGATGCCCTGGGCATTGATTTTTCCACATCCAAgtgagaaaaagagaggagaaaagatCAAAAGATGCGAATTTTTTACCCCAAATAACGAATCGTTAGGAGGGTGGGTGGGGAAAGAGGAGACAACggaaaggaaaaagaggagCAGAGATTGGAGCATACGTTGGCCAACGATTCCAAAGAGTGGACGAACTCTCTATTCTTCCGGACCCAAAGCTTGTAGGCCTCCATGGCGGCTTTCCCCTTTCCTAATTCCTCCTCTCCAGTCTTCGTCTGTGCTCTATTTGTCTATGGAACCCGGGACTCGAGATCCACCCGGACAGGAGACCGGTTCACGGACACGACCGGACCCGGAACCTAATCTGTGGCAGCTTAATATAAACTGACGAGCATTGTTCAAGGTCTGAAATCAGACTCTCCTCCATTAAGATCTCTTTCCTTTTAAAACACATGCCAGAAAAAAAGCCGCCCACAGATGTAAATGCTCGTGACTTAGCTCAGCTCCCAGATGAATTGTTTGTACTTATTGTTGGGGGAATACAGTTTTCCCCCAGTAATATAGTAACCCCGCCACTGGAAGGCCGTGTGGCCGCCGACCTCGGACGACTGAGGTCGGCGTCCAATCTCGGAACCTCCGACCTGGAGAATTCCCGACCTCAAAGGTTTGTCCTTATCGACCACCTACTATGGCCGTAcccctccgaggtccggccaagggccataccctgccactgccccagcatttattacgCTTGATCTTTGCAAACCCCCAGTTCACTCAATAATTAATGcgcacctccggcttactcaacaattaattcgcacctccggcttactcaacaattaatgcgcacctcCGGCTTACTAACAATTAATGCCCATGGCTCCTAttatctacggatcctcagctCTTCACGGCAAGTCGGCTCGACAGAGTCCTGTCAGCCACGACAAGTCtctgacctcggcctcacctccgacatcaatgcaattatTCGCCCGTTTGTGTGCCAGTCCAAGCTATATGCCGAGCCGTACGACGGCCttgccccatcacatcacaggtacaccgacccccctataaaagggaaccctcGCTTCTCAGAGGGGGGGTTGGACACAGAAAACTCAAAATATActgctttcttcctctttttgacACTGattgcccccctctgacttaagcatcggagggccggcgccggaagacccggccaccggcttttctgcaggcaccccgacggaggacgccgcccgccgacggaccgccgctcTCCTGTGTCCACtgaccgctccctctcctcgacggacgaccgcccccgggtccaatttccagcaacagttggcgctagaggaagggcccgagtcgcggtcatgaagttgagaagtaagggagcctccaacatctcccggcgtcccccacagAGTCCTGGACATTTCGTCCAGAATTCGcctactccggctgacccggttcctcaggtccagccggagcaATTCAATGTCCTGGTGCAGTAAGTCCAGGccttggccgccgccgttcaaggcctgcggcgtgaggaggccttaccaacgctccccccgcaggcccaggtcctGCCGGAGTTTCCCCCTAATGGCCCAGTTCTTCCAGGCCAGAACtttcatggctcctccagagccaacaatgaGGGGCAGACCTCCCCCCAGAGAGAGTTACGGGGGGAAGGTCTCAACAGAAGACCCCAACCATCTGAAGCTGAATCCGCCCCAGACCACCGTGAGCCGGAGCAAACCACGGTGACGATTCCACGggttggggagctcgacaggaaagttgagcacttggagcgccagattgaagcgCTTCACAGTAAGAAAGCAAGGCAGGAGGGAGAttttgagttcaccaccaaaTCCCCTTTTTTCCGCCAGATcaaggatgagccggtccccacaaggttcaagatgcctcaagtggagccctacagcggaaccaccgaccccctcgaccacttggagagctaccgagctctcatggccctacaaggatccTCAAAGGCCGTACTTTGTAAGGCCTTCCCGACGACTCTTCGAGGgacagcccggctttggttttctgggctaAAGCCGAGCACCGTATCTTCCTTCTagcaactcggcaggcaatTTGCTACCAATTTcgctgccagccgacgccaacGGCGGATGTCAGAttccctcctggacatcaagcagaaggagggggaatcccTCAAGGAGTATCTGGACCGTTTTACTGCCGCCACGTGGgaagttcgcgagctagaccagtcaatagccatgtcggctctgaagactggagTTCGCTCCTATCggtttctct
This Phoenix dactylifera cultivar Barhee BC4 unplaced genomic scaffold, palm_55x_up_171113_PBpolish2nd_filt_p 000312F, whole genome shotgun sequence DNA region includes the following protein-coding sequences:
- the LOC103696747 gene encoding peroxisome biogenesis protein 16; the protein is MEAYKLWVRKNREFVHSLESLANGITWLLPERFSDSEIGPEAVYAFLGVVSAVNQHIIETTPSRIHPRGSGDSFPWSLCISMLKDVEAVVEVAAQHFAGEEGKWNFIAATEAVKALFRLAVFRDGGYRMLLQGGESVNVDKGPDVAGVPHGGVGNLGSPVGYHGPGYIPEYHGYIPRNLEGRAINALNRFGENAKMALDPEWLNRLRRTSESPELPVKKLTLSNIWSEKGLSGGLFVTGEALFILRPLIYVLFIRKYGIRSWTPWLISLAVDLTGMGVFSYATSQGSRSGDKFYQLSSSEKDELKRRKLIWALYIMRDPFFTKHTKNRLEKTDKYLSQVPFIGFLTAKLIELIEGAQTRYTYTSGS